One genomic region from Sphingomicrobium aestuariivivum encodes:
- a CDS encoding methyltransferase domain-containing protein, producing the protein MPMLFDSDLRLKRRDRSWRMGPPAFLAERIIEDMVDRLGAMNRRFDRALVVGTLAGPAIDRFKPFAERLDRVDPSALVAGATGAEPRSEDSLDDVGAYDLVIALGTLDTVEALPEALMRFRLLLKPDSPLIGVMSGGETLPLLRQAMHAADNASGRHSPHLHPRIQPAALAGLLAEAGLQMPVVDIDRVRLSYRDLSSLVADLRALGATNVLAERDKRPLGRAALAAAAQAFTSAADDRGRSIETFELLHFLGWTPSDPSML; encoded by the coding sequence ATGCCGATGCTCTTCGATTCCGACCTGCGCCTCAAGCGCCGTGACCGCAGCTGGCGCATGGGCCCGCCGGCCTTTCTGGCCGAGCGTATCATCGAGGACATGGTGGACCGGCTGGGCGCGATGAATCGACGCTTCGACCGCGCCCTCGTCGTCGGCACGCTCGCGGGCCCGGCCATCGACCGCTTTAAGCCATTCGCCGAACGCCTCGACCGCGTCGATCCCTCCGCACTGGTCGCAGGAGCGACCGGTGCCGAGCCGCGATCCGAAGACAGCCTCGACGATGTCGGTGCCTATGACCTCGTGATTGCGCTGGGCACGCTCGATACGGTCGAGGCGCTGCCCGAAGCGTTGATGCGGTTCCGCCTCTTACTCAAGCCCGACAGCCCCCTGATCGGCGTCATGTCCGGCGGGGAGACCCTGCCTCTCCTGCGTCAGGCAATGCACGCCGCCGACAATGCGAGCGGACGGCACAGCCCCCATCTCCACCCGCGCATCCAGCCTGCCGCGCTTGCGGGCCTGTTGGCAGAAGCGGGGCTGCAGATGCCGGTAGTGGACATCGACCGCGTCCGGCTGTCCTACCGCGACCTCTCGAGCCTCGTTGCCGACCTTCGCGCTCTCGGTGCGACCAACGTCCTCGCCGAGCGGGACAAGCGTCCGCTGGGACGCGCCGCGCTGGCCGCGGCGGCGCAGGCGTTTACCAGCGCCGCCGACGATCGCGGCCGCTCGATAGAAACCTTCGAACTCCTGCATTTCCTTGGCTGGACACCGTCCGACCCGTCCATGCTCTAG
- a CDS encoding Flp family type IVb pilin, translating to MAVAIRKFFRALRSDERGATAIEYGLIVALIAVAVISGMKALGGGSGGMWGKLQTVANTHLVG from the coding sequence ATGGCGGTGGCTATCCGGAAGTTTTTTCGCGCACTCCGCTCGGACGAGCGAGGAGCGACAGCGATCGAATATGGCCTAATCGTGGCCCTTATCGCCGTCGCCGTCATCAGCGGCATGAAGGCCCTTGGCGGCGGCTCTGGCGGGATGTGGGGCAAGTTGCAGACGGTCGCCAACACCCACCTCGTAGGCTGA